One region of Microbacterium sufflavum genomic DNA includes:
- a CDS encoding methyltransferase family protein, whose translation MTDTSTPDAARILDIATGYMAAKQLFQASRIGLFAAVADGADTVSAIAERCGVSERIARLLADAMAAKGLLVRTDGRYALADDAAAYLTGDAAAIDLAPFLTFLDEISYPHWLQFAHTVDTTQPGDLQMDDARWGTFMAGVMTYNRLHAQEFGRLVDLSGATNALDFGGLSAEFALSVMARNPQLHTTFVYAPGFEDGLAEAVQSAGVADRTTVEVGETATATPEGSYDAVFANHVIHRFSAEENAQIFRNLRAAAADGATLTVLDFFLDDDAEQRALDALHAGEYLVIDGTVVYPESEVRGWLSDAGWSVRDTIALPGSPRVLVATAV comes from the coding sequence ATGACCGACACCTCCACGCCGGACGCCGCGCGGATCCTCGACATCGCCACCGGCTACATGGCCGCCAAGCAGCTGTTCCAGGCCAGCCGGATCGGCCTGTTCGCCGCCGTCGCCGACGGCGCAGACACGGTCAGCGCGATCGCCGAGCGCTGCGGGGTGAGCGAGCGCATCGCGCGCCTGCTCGCCGACGCGATGGCGGCCAAGGGGCTGCTCGTGCGCACCGACGGACGCTACGCCCTCGCCGACGACGCCGCGGCCTACCTCACGGGCGACGCCGCCGCGATCGACCTCGCGCCGTTCCTCACCTTCCTCGACGAGATCAGCTACCCGCACTGGCTGCAGTTCGCGCACACCGTCGACACCACCCAGCCGGGTGACCTGCAGATGGACGACGCCCGCTGGGGCACGTTCATGGCGGGCGTCATGACGTACAACCGCCTGCACGCGCAGGAGTTCGGACGCCTCGTCGACCTCTCCGGTGCCACGAACGCCCTCGACTTCGGCGGGCTCTCGGCCGAGTTCGCGCTGTCGGTCATGGCGCGCAACCCGCAGCTGCACACGACCTTCGTGTATGCGCCAGGGTTCGAGGACGGCCTGGCCGAGGCCGTGCAGTCCGCGGGCGTGGCCGACCGCACGACCGTGGAGGTGGGGGAGACCGCGACCGCGACGCCCGAGGGCTCGTACGACGCCGTGTTCGCCAACCATGTGATCCACCGCTTCTCGGCGGAGGAGAACGCGCAGATCTTCCGCAACCTGCGGGCGGCCGCGGCCGATGGTGCGACCCTGACCGTGCTCGACTTCTTCCTCGACGACGACGCCGAGCAGCGCGCGCTCGACGCCCTCCACGCGGGGGAGTACCTGGTGATCGACGGCACCGTGGTGTACCCGGAGTCCGAGGTGCGCGGCTGGCTGAGCGACGCCGGCTGGTCGGTGCGCGACACGATCGCCCTGCCGGGGAGCCCGCGGGTGCTGGTGGCCACCGCGGTGTGA
- a CDS encoding alpha/beta fold hydrolase: MTAQTARPVVFLHGLASRGSQDWPETEWTGVLGDRPRVVIDLPAHGEAEALGVVPTSAVLDALAETIGPDEIDLVGYSLGARLAWDLARHPRVAVRRLVLGGLSAGEPFALVDLPAARAAVGGGAAPADPLTAMIVHMATLPGNRAGELLDLIEGLATEPFAPEGGVPAQPVLLLGGADDAMAAGIDGLAALLPDARVQRVPGDHLTAPHTPEFRAAVRDFLAD, translated from the coding sequence ATGACCGCACAGACAGCTCGACCCGTGGTGTTCCTGCACGGCCTCGCCTCGCGCGGCTCCCAGGACTGGCCGGAGACGGAGTGGACGGGGGTGCTCGGCGACCGCCCGCGCGTCGTGATCGACCTCCCGGCGCACGGTGAGGCGGAGGCGCTCGGCGTGGTCCCGACCTCGGCTGTGCTCGACGCGCTCGCCGAGACGATCGGACCGGACGAGATCGATCTGGTCGGCTACTCGCTGGGCGCCCGGCTCGCCTGGGACCTCGCTCGTCACCCGCGCGTGGCGGTGCGCCGCCTGGTCCTCGGCGGGCTCAGCGCGGGGGAGCCTTTCGCGCTGGTCGACCTTCCGGCTGCCCGTGCCGCCGTCGGGGGAGGGGCGGCGCCCGCGGATCCGCTGACCGCGATGATCGTGCACATGGCGACTCTGCCCGGCAACCGCGCCGGCGAGCTGCTCGACCTGATCGAGGGGCTCGCCACTGAGCCGTTCGCGCCCGAGGGCGGCGTGCCCGCGCAGCCGGTGCTGCTGCTGGGCGGCGCCGACGACGCGATGGCGGCGGGCATCGACGGCCTCGCCGCACTGCTGCCCGACGCCCGCGTGCAGCGGGTGCCGGGGGACCACCTCACGGCGCCGCACACGCCGGAGTTCCGCGCGGCGGTCCGCGACTTCCTCGCGGACTGA
- a CDS encoding ABC transporter permease, translated as MLLFTAKRVLSGILLLVAVSIGTFFLAHLAISDPTASLLGTTASPAQQQALAAKIGLDRPLIVQFWDWFSHAVLLDFGESWRNFQPVGAQLAIKVPVTLSVVTFATLITAVIGIAFGMITGLRPGTWFDRIIKGISVVLFALPGFWVSLVLVMWLAVQLKWFPAVGYVPPTQSVEGWLRSITLPAISLALGGIVAVSEQLRNAVIAQSRQDWVRTLRSRGLSAARVNLHILRNASPAALTVIALMFVGLLSGAIVVEQIFSLPGLGQLTNQSSQNGDIPMLLGITVISIVFVVVINLLLDLVLGWINPKVRVA; from the coding sequence ATGCTCCTGTTCACGGCGAAGCGGGTGCTGTCCGGCATCCTGCTGCTCGTCGCGGTCTCGATCGGCACCTTCTTCCTGGCGCACCTCGCGATCAGCGACCCGACCGCCTCGCTGCTGGGCACCACCGCGAGCCCCGCGCAACAGCAGGCCCTGGCCGCGAAGATCGGCCTCGACCGCCCCCTGATCGTGCAGTTCTGGGACTGGTTCTCGCACGCCGTGCTCCTCGACTTCGGCGAGTCGTGGCGCAACTTCCAGCCCGTCGGCGCCCAGCTCGCGATCAAGGTCCCCGTGACGCTCTCGGTGGTCACCTTCGCGACGCTCATCACGGCCGTGATCGGCATCGCGTTCGGCATGATCACCGGGCTGCGCCCCGGCACCTGGTTCGACCGGATCATCAAGGGCATCTCGGTCGTGCTGTTCGCGCTCCCCGGATTCTGGGTGAGCCTGGTGCTGGTCATGTGGCTCGCCGTGCAGCTGAAGTGGTTCCCCGCGGTCGGCTACGTGCCGCCGACGCAGTCCGTCGAGGGATGGCTGCGCTCGATCACCCTGCCGGCGATCTCCCTCGCGCTCGGCGGCATCGTCGCCGTGTCGGAGCAGCTGCGCAACGCCGTGATCGCGCAGAGCAGGCAGGACTGGGTGCGCACGCTCCGCAGCCGCGGGCTCTCCGCCGCGCGGGTCAACCTGCACATCCTCCGCAACGCCTCGCCCGCCGCGCTCACCGTGATCGCCCTCATGTTCGTGGGACTGCTGTCCGGCGCGATCGTGGTGGAGCAGATCTTCAGCCTCCCCGGCCTCGGCCAGCTCACGAACCAGTCCTCGCAGAACGGCGACATCCCGATGCTCCTGGGCATCACGGTCATCTCCATCGTGTTCGTCGTCGTGATCAACCTCCTGCTCGACCTCGTGCTCGGCTGGATCAACCCGAAGGTGCGCGTCGCATGA
- a CDS encoding TetR/AcrR family transcriptional regulator: MPKIIDHDQRRRDIVEVAKSIILKGGFEAATMRSIAAEAGFANGALKHYFPGKESIVAATFETILQQMSEGVQAAGEEPVAADDALRGFLQATIPRDREQIAAGRVLLALWEYAMANEALAELYRGHLASWRRSLIERMEAARDEGSIREQDYGSLADEFISAAVGATVINLMYPDGDRIADYESYIDRFLARLR; this comes from the coding sequence ATGCCGAAGATCATCGACCACGACCAGCGGCGACGGGACATCGTCGAGGTGGCCAAGAGCATCATCCTGAAGGGCGGCTTCGAGGCTGCGACGATGCGCAGCATCGCCGCGGAGGCGGGGTTCGCGAACGGGGCTCTGAAGCACTACTTCCCCGGCAAGGAGAGCATCGTCGCGGCGACGTTCGAGACGATCCTGCAGCAGATGTCGGAGGGCGTGCAGGCGGCGGGCGAGGAGCCGGTCGCGGCCGACGATGCGCTGCGGGGCTTCCTGCAGGCGACCATCCCGCGCGACCGGGAGCAGATCGCCGCGGGGCGGGTGCTGCTGGCGCTGTGGGAGTACGCGATGGCGAACGAGGCGCTCGCGGAGCTGTATCGCGGGCACCTGGCGTCGTGGCGGCGCTCGCTGATCGAGCGGATGGAGGCGGCCCGCGACGAGGGGTCGATCCGCGAGCAGGACTACGGCTCGCTCGCGGACGAGTTCATCTCGGCGGCGGTGGGCGCGACCGTCATCAACCTCATGTATCCGGACGGCGACCGCATCGCCGACTACGAGAGCTACATCGACCGGTTCCTGGCGCGGCTGCGCTGA
- a CDS encoding dipeptide/oligopeptide/nickel ABC transporter permease/ATP-binding protein, which yields MTTTDIRVAFDRAAQKRRSSLFRRFLRHPGGYLPLAIFLLIVLVGVFAPLLAPMDPNLVDLAAAKAPPSPEHLLGGDSTGRDILSRLIYGTRTTLWGALITIVTALVIGVPTGVAAGYFGGVFDRVATWISDALQSIPGMIILLVVAAGSRNNFELLMATVGVFMVPGYFRIARSQTLAVRGEPYIDAARVSGLSDGRIIFRHVITAVYPPVIIQTALTAGIAMGMQAGLQFLGIGDSNVPSWGAMMLEGFRLMLTYPLMLLWPSAALGLTIAVLAIMGSTLAELVQVRTPRARRRKDAAVVAAADAPAPTGAAQHEAASSALRVENLRVVHATPNGETEVVHGVTLDVAPGEVVGIVGESGSGKSQTVFSVLDLLPSTGRATADAIWVGGTDVTAATPAQRHALLGRTIGYVPQEPMSNLDPSYTIGHQLVEPLRRVHGLSRAAATERARAVLVRVGLTDPDRVMRSYPHQVSGGMAQRVLIAGAIAGRPSLLVADEPTTALDVTVQAEVLELLRELQAEYGMALLIVTHNFGVVADICDRVIVMRGGDIVESGPVDDLFAAPAEPYTRELIAASLDDAAGRAELDRHRTEVPA from the coding sequence ATGACCACGACCGACATCCGCGTCGCGTTCGACCGCGCCGCCCAGAAGCGGCGCTCGAGCCTGTTCCGGCGCTTCCTCCGCCACCCCGGCGGCTACCTCCCGCTCGCGATCTTCCTGCTCATCGTGCTGGTCGGCGTCTTCGCGCCGCTGCTGGCGCCCATGGACCCGAACCTCGTCGACCTCGCCGCCGCCAAGGCGCCGCCCTCGCCCGAGCACCTCCTCGGCGGAGACTCCACCGGCCGCGACATCCTCAGCCGCCTCATCTACGGCACCCGGACGACCCTCTGGGGCGCGCTCATCACGATCGTCACGGCCCTCGTGATCGGTGTGCCCACCGGCGTCGCTGCGGGCTACTTCGGCGGCGTGTTCGACCGGGTCGCCACCTGGATCAGCGACGCGCTGCAGTCGATCCCCGGCATGATCATCCTGCTCGTGGTCGCCGCCGGCAGCCGCAACAACTTCGAGCTGCTGATGGCCACGGTCGGCGTGTTCATGGTGCCCGGGTACTTCCGCATCGCCCGGTCGCAGACGCTCGCGGTGCGCGGCGAGCCGTACATCGATGCCGCCCGCGTCTCCGGGCTCTCCGACGGGCGCATCATCTTCCGCCACGTGATCACCGCCGTGTACCCGCCCGTGATCATCCAGACCGCGCTCACCGCCGGCATCGCGATGGGAATGCAGGCGGGACTGCAGTTCCTCGGCATCGGCGACTCGAACGTCCCCAGCTGGGGCGCCATGATGCTCGAGGGCTTCCGCCTGATGCTCACGTACCCGCTGATGCTGCTGTGGCCCTCCGCCGCCCTCGGCCTCACGATCGCGGTGCTCGCGATCATGGGCTCGACCCTCGCGGAGCTCGTGCAGGTGCGCACGCCCCGGGCCCGCCGCCGGAAGGACGCCGCGGTGGTCGCCGCCGCCGACGCCCCCGCCCCGACCGGGGCCGCGCAGCACGAGGCCGCCTCGTCGGCGCTGCGCGTCGAGAACCTGCGCGTCGTGCACGCCACGCCGAACGGCGAGACCGAGGTCGTCCACGGGGTCACCCTCGACGTCGCCCCCGGCGAGGTGGTCGGCATCGTGGGCGAGTCCGGATCGGGCAAGTCGCAGACGGTGTTCTCGGTGCTCGACCTGCTGCCCTCCACCGGCCGCGCGACCGCCGACGCGATCTGGGTGGGCGGCACCGACGTGACCGCGGCGACGCCCGCCCAGCGGCACGCACTGCTCGGGCGCACGATCGGCTACGTGCCGCAGGAGCCCATGAGCAACCTCGACCCCTCGTACACGATCGGGCACCAGCTGGTCGAGCCGCTGCGCCGCGTGCACGGACTCAGCCGCGCGGCCGCGACCGAGCGGGCGCGCGCCGTGCTCGTGCGGGTCGGCCTCACCGACCCCGACCGGGTCATGCGCAGCTACCCGCATCAGGTGTCCGGCGGCATGGCGCAGCGCGTGCTCATCGCGGGCGCGATCGCCGGGCGGCCCTCACTGCTCGTGGCCGATGAGCCCACCACGGCGCTCGACGTGACCGTGCAGGCCGAGGTGCTCGAGCTGCTGCGCGAGCTGCAGGCCGAGTACGGCATGGCGCTGCTGATCGTCACGCACAACTTCGGCGTCGTCGCCGACATCTGCGACCGCGTGATCGTGATGCGCGGCGGCGACATCGTGGAGTCCGGACCGGTCGACGACCTGTTCGCCGCGCCCGCGGAGCCCTACACGCGCGAGCTGATCGCCGCCTCGCTCGACGACGCCGCCGGCCGCGCCGAGCTCGACCGCCACCGTACGGAGGTGCCCGCATGA
- a CDS encoding ATP-binding cassette domain-containing protein, with translation MTAATDTATRPLLEVSDLVVEYGRGRTAFRALHGVSLDIAPGECLGLVGESGSGKSTLGKAILGLAPVAEGSIRFDGREISRLGGRARRALADDVQVVFQDPYGSLNPALTIGDILTEPLLTTGLGAKAAEAKVREMLDRVRLPSASMDRYPSEFSGGQRQRVAIARALVRGPRLIVCDEPVSALDLTTQATILDLFIELQRDTGVAYLFVSHDLGVVRRVCHRVAVMYRGELVEVGEGEQVTRAPRHPYSERLRLASPVADPVAQRERRAQWLALREVPDAAVR, from the coding sequence ATGACCGCCGCGACCGACACCGCGACCCGCCCGCTGCTCGAGGTGAGCGACCTGGTGGTGGAGTACGGGCGCGGGCGCACCGCGTTCCGCGCGCTGCACGGGGTCTCGCTCGACATCGCGCCGGGGGAGTGCCTCGGGCTCGTGGGCGAGTCCGGGTCGGGCAAGTCCACGCTCGGCAAGGCCATCCTCGGCCTGGCCCCGGTGGCCGAGGGGAGCATCCGCTTCGACGGCCGCGAGATCAGCCGCCTGGGCGGTCGTGCCCGCCGCGCGCTCGCCGACGACGTGCAGGTCGTGTTCCAGGACCCGTACGGTTCGCTCAACCCCGCCCTCACGATCGGCGACATCCTCACCGAGCCGCTGCTCACGACCGGCCTCGGCGCGAAGGCCGCCGAGGCGAAGGTGCGCGAGATGCTCGACCGGGTGCGGCTGCCCTCGGCCAGCATGGACCGCTACCCGAGCGAGTTCTCCGGCGGTCAGCGGCAGCGCGTCGCGATCGCCCGCGCCCTGGTGCGCGGACCGCGGCTGATCGTGTGCGACGAGCCCGTGAGCGCGCTCGACCTCACCACGCAGGCCACCATCCTCGACCTGTTCATCGAGCTGCAGCGCGACACCGGCGTGGCGTACCTGTTCGTGTCGCACGACCTCGGCGTCGTGCGGCGCGTGTGCCACCGGGTGGCTGTGATGTACCGCGGCGAGCTGGTGGAGGTGGGCGAGGGCGAGCAGGTCACCCGCGCCCCGCGGCACCCCTACTCCGAGCGGCTGCGCCTCGCCTCGCCCGTGGCCGACCCGGTCGCGCAGCGGGAGCGCCGGGCGCAGTGGCTCGCTCTGCGGGAGGTGCCCGATGCGGCGGTACGGTAG
- a CDS encoding ABC transporter substrate-binding protein — translation MKRMPLALAAAVAATLALTSCSGGGTPSPSEGGGAEGPDALNIGNFLDITSWDPSLADIGFDGPYLSAVYDALIALDADGDPIPSLATEWTVADDDLSIDLDLRTDAVFSDGTPVDVDAVLASLEYLKAGARSGEAYVNVDSFEKVDDDTVRINLTQRDDTILYFMGLGRSYIASPASIEAGTLGSEPVGSGPYVLDSATSVPGAEYHFTKTEDHWDAKTYPFAELAIYPITDATARHNAMLSGQINVQYGDVANLEQAEQQGWNTAQRVSGWAGLVITDHTGAKSEPLGKLEVRQALNYAFDGAAILAAVGSGAGVATNQVFPDGGPINDPSLNDAYAVNMDKAKELLADAGYPDGFAISMPMSPIFEMWKPSAEQALTELGITVTWDNMQMPDYQLNAPNYPMFISFLAMDGNDVATVARQVTSVQWFNPEPDYAENDVIAPLVEKVQTERGDAQTAAVKELNEALVDQAWWSVWYQANNIYYTAPGIQLQPVVGMMFPTLRYITQG, via the coding sequence ATGAAACGAATGCCCCTCGCGCTCGCCGCAGCCGTGGCCGCGACCCTCGCGCTCACCAGCTGCAGCGGCGGCGGAACGCCATCGCCCTCCGAGGGCGGCGGCGCCGAAGGCCCCGACGCGCTCAACATCGGCAACTTCCTCGACATCACGTCGTGGGATCCGTCCCTGGCCGACATCGGGTTCGACGGCCCGTATCTCTCCGCGGTCTACGACGCCCTGATCGCCCTCGACGCCGATGGCGACCCGATCCCGTCGCTCGCCACCGAGTGGACCGTGGCCGACGACGACCTGAGCATCGACCTCGACCTCCGCACCGACGCCGTGTTCAGCGACGGCACCCCGGTCGACGTCGACGCCGTGCTCGCGAGCCTCGAGTACCTCAAGGCCGGCGCCCGCTCGGGTGAGGCCTACGTCAACGTCGACAGCTTCGAGAAGGTCGACGACGACACCGTCCGCATCAACCTCACGCAGCGCGACGACACGATCCTCTACTTCATGGGCCTCGGGCGCAGCTACATCGCGTCGCCCGCGTCGATCGAGGCCGGAACGCTCGGCAGCGAGCCGGTCGGCTCCGGTCCCTACGTGCTCGACAGCGCCACCAGCGTCCCCGGCGCGGAGTACCACTTCACCAAGACCGAGGACCACTGGGACGCGAAGACCTACCCCTTCGCCGAGCTCGCGATCTACCCGATCACCGACGCGACCGCCCGGCACAACGCCATGCTCAGCGGCCAGATCAACGTGCAGTACGGCGACGTCGCCAACCTGGAGCAGGCCGAGCAGCAGGGCTGGAACACCGCGCAGCGCGTGTCCGGCTGGGCGGGCCTGGTCATCACCGACCACACGGGGGCCAAGAGCGAGCCCCTCGGCAAGCTCGAGGTGCGCCAGGCGCTGAACTACGCGTTCGACGGTGCCGCGATCCTCGCCGCGGTCGGCAGCGGCGCCGGTGTCGCCACCAACCAGGTCTTCCCCGACGGAGGGCCGATCAACGACCCGTCCCTCAACGACGCCTACGCGGTCAACATGGACAAGGCGAAGGAGCTGCTCGCCGACGCCGGGTACCCAGACGGCTTCGCGATCTCGATGCCCATGTCGCCCATCTTCGAGATGTGGAAGCCCTCGGCGGAGCAGGCGCTCACCGAGCTCGGCATCACCGTCACGTGGGACAACATGCAGATGCCGGACTACCAGCTCAACGCGCCGAACTACCCGATGTTCATCTCGTTCCTCGCGATGGACGGCAACGACGTCGCCACGGTGGCCCGCCAGGTCACGAGCGTCCAGTGGTTCAACCCGGAGCCCGACTACGCCGAGAACGACGTCATCGCGCCGCTCGTCGAGAAGGTGCAGACCGAACGAGGCGACGCCCAGACCGCGGCCGTCAAGGAGCTCAACGAGGCCCTCGTCGACCAGGCGTGGTGGTCGGTCTGGTACCAGGCGAACAACATCTACTACACGGCGCCCGGCATCCAGCTGCAGCCCGTCGTGGGCATGATGTTCCCGACCCTGCGCTACATCACCCAGGGCTGA